From a region of the Cervus canadensis isolate Bull #8, Minnesota chromosome 33, ASM1932006v1, whole genome shotgun sequence genome:
- the LOC122433942 gene encoding protein LEG1 homolog isoform X1, producing the protein MWSSSVIPTFLFLSVFPVGLAPDPGSTTQGNDIYPPFWDQTDGDIAEFPVQNNKIIVDLWKYMDRLRIYKILIRESNKYFASFGKNNTGNVFWALTLLYGRLFETGRFSEPPNSSRCAYESGVSSCISINSAWGGISFYVVIAYFLGAIESEFLGNLPYEVELLPREEYRSNFCYSVEECRAAYPQIMDIANRFYKYLQSRKIVSTTGGIPQYDTDEDTAIFKMWAAHQAAIDVAKPKFSDVSFYSSETERDFSVDFLVTAEFFEAVLYRPYLESSAEFLVGFPHRLLTDEDHTVLTSNFSRREKALITAAKLTTKKNKSTGGLFLTIWKKLMTSKFARAMGRFLINRLLLIPIE; encoded by the exons ATGTGGTCTTCTTCGGTGATCCCCACTTTTCTCTTCCTGAGCGTTTTTCCTGTGGGCTTGGCCCCAGATCCAGGGTCAACCACCCAGGGAAATGACATCTACCCTCCTTTTTGGGACCAAACTGATGGAGACATCGCAGAATTTCCAGTGCAGAATAACAAGATAATCGTTGATCTCTGGAAATATATGGATCGACTAAGAATATATAAGATCCTTATAAGAGAATCAAACAAATATTTTGCTTCATTTGGTAAAAACAACACAGGCAATGTGTTTTGGGCACTGACTTTACTTTATGGAAGGCTATTTGAAACAG GTAGATTTTCAGAGCCTCCCAATAGTTCACGGTGTGCCTATGAGTCTGGAGTCTCCAGCTGCATATCTATCAACAGTGCCTGGGGAG GCATTAGCTTCTATGTGGTTATTGCGTATTTCCTTGGTGCAATTGAATCTGAGTTTTTGGGGAATTTGCCATATGAGGTAGAGTTACTACCTCGAGAGGAGTACAGATCTAACTTCTGTTATTCAGTTGAGGAATGCCGTGCAGCCTATCCACAAATTATGGATATAGCCAACAGGTTTTATAAG TATCTGCAATCCAGAAAGATAGTTTCCACTACCGGAGGTATTCCTCAGTATGACACAGATGAGGACACAGCGATCTTTAAGATGTGGGCGGCCCATCAAGCTGCCATTGATGTGGCAAAACCAAAGTTCAGTGATGT ATCATTCTATTCCTCTGAAACTGAACGAGACTTCTCTGTGGACTTTCTAGTGACTGCAGAATTTTTTGAGGCAGTATTATATCGTCCATACTTGGAAAGTTCAGCAGAATTCCTAGTGGGTTTCCCACACAGGCTACTCACAGATGAGGATCATACTGTTCTCACGAGTAACTTCAGCAGACGGGAAAAAGCATTGATCACTGCAGCAAAActcactacaaaaaaaaataaaagcacag gaggattatttttaacaatttggaAGAAGCTCATGACTTCAAAATTTGCTCGGGCTATGGGACGTTTCCTCATTAATAGGCTACTCTTAATACCAATTGAGTAG